In one Methanobrevibacter arboriphilus genomic region, the following are encoded:
- the grpE gene encoding nucleotide exchange factor GrpE, with protein MANDKKIVSLEEQIKEMKEKMKLQEKEFDDTQKELKIKIDELANIEKDLEDKNEEISEYMSHIQRLQADFENFKKQTEKQKQEIIKFANENLIMNILDSYEDLERALEQSKTEKELREGVELIYSKLKSTLEKEGLEVIVAEGEKFDPFKHEALMAEASEEHENGEIIDELMKGYTLKDKVIKYSKVRVCKK; from the coding sequence ATGGCTAATGACAAAAAAATAGTAAGTCTTGAAGAGCAAATAAAAGAAATGAAAGAAAAAATGAAGCTTCAGGAAAAAGAATTTGATGATACTCAGAAAGAGTTAAAAATAAAGATAGATGAGTTAGCTAATATAGAAAAAGACCTTGAAGACAAAAATGAAGAAATAAGTGAATATATGTCTCATATTCAACGCCTTCAGGCTGATTTTGAAAATTTTAAAAAGCAAACTGAAAAACAAAAACAAGAAATCATTAAGTTTGCAAATGAAAATTTAATAATGAATATATTAGACAGCTATGAAGACCTTGAAAGAGCTCTTGAACAATCTAAAACTGAAAAAGAATTAAGAGAAGGAGTAGAATTAATATATTCCAAATTAAAATCAACTTTAGAAAAAGAAGGGCTTGAAGTAATAGTTGCAGAAGGCGAAAAATTCGATCCATTTAAACATGAAGCTTTAATGGCAGAAGCTAGTGAAGAACATGAGAATGGTGAAATCATTGATGAATTAATGAAAGGATACACTCTAAAAGATAAGGTAATTAAATATTCCAAAGTTAGAGTTTGTAAAAAATAA
- the dnaK gene encoding molecular chaperone DnaK, with the protein MADKKEKIIGIDLGTSNSAAAVLVGGKPTVIPSAEGASQYGKAFPSYVAFTPDGQRLVGEPARRQAVTNPENTISAIKRSMGTDRKVKVQGKEYTPQEISAFILQKIKKDAESFLGEEVKKAVITVPAYFDDNQRTATKDAGTIAGLDVVRLVNEPTAASLAYGIDKQEADEIEIMVFDFGGGTLDVTIMEFGGGVFEVKSTSGDTQLGGTDMDNTIMNYLADEFKKETGISLMDDDQAVQRLREAAEKAKIELSTTLTSEVNLPFITMGTDGSPKNLINNLTRAKLEELVDPIVKKCGNPMEQALKDAKMTKGDIDKIILVGGPTRMPVVQKFVEGYIGKDIERGIDPMECVAMGAAIQGGVLAGEIKDLVLLDVTPLSLGIETMGAVATKLIDRNTTIPAKKSQIFSTAADNQTSVDIHVLQGERPMASDNTTLGRFQLVGIPPAPRGVPQIEVTFDIDANGIINVSAKDMGTGKEQAITITASTKLSDDEIDQKVKEAEVHAEEDKKKQEEIEVRNNADSMIYTAEKTLEDLKDKVSDDEKSKIENLVKELRELITGDDIAAIKDKTEELTKIVQELGAKIYQEAQAAQQAQQGAADQGGNQDQDNESNNDDTIDADYEVKK; encoded by the coding sequence ATGGCAGATAAAAAAGAAAAGATAATAGGAATCGATTTAGGAACAAGTAATTCAGCTGCAGCAGTTCTTGTAGGTGGAAAACCAACTGTAATACCAAGTGCAGAAGGAGCTAGTCAGTATGGTAAAGCATTTCCAAGTTATGTAGCTTTTACACCAGATGGACAGAGATTAGTTGGAGAACCAGCTAGGAGACAAGCTGTTACAAACCCAGAAAATACAATTAGTGCAATAAAACGTAGTATGGGAACTGACAGAAAAGTTAAAGTTCAAGGAAAAGAATATACTCCACAAGAAATATCTGCTTTTATTCTTCAAAAAATTAAAAAAGATGCAGAATCATTCCTTGGAGAAGAAGTAAAAAAAGCTGTTATTACTGTCCCAGCTTATTTTGATGATAATCAAAGAACAGCTACTAAGGATGCTGGTACCATAGCAGGTTTAGATGTTGTACGTCTTGTAAACGAGCCAACAGCAGCAAGTTTAGCTTATGGAATTGATAAACAAGAAGCAGATGAAATAGAAATTATGGTATTCGATTTTGGTGGAGGTACTCTTGATGTAACCATTATGGAATTTGGTGGAGGAGTATTTGAAGTTAAATCTACCAGCGGTGACACACAACTCGGTGGAACCGATATGGATAATACTATAATGAATTATTTAGCTGATGAATTTAAAAAAGAGACAGGTATAAGTCTTATGGATGATGATCAAGCAGTTCAAAGACTTAGAGAAGCAGCTGAAAAAGCAAAAATAGAACTTTCAACCACCTTAACCAGTGAAGTAAACTTACCGTTCATCACTATGGGAACTGATGGAAGTCCTAAAAATTTAATAAACAACCTTACTAGAGCAAAACTTGAAGAATTAGTTGATCCTATTGTTAAAAAATGTGGAAATCCTATGGAACAAGCATTAAAAGATGCTAAAATGACAAAAGGAGACATAGATAAAATAATTCTTGTTGGTGGACCTACTAGAATGCCAGTAGTCCAAAAATTCGTTGAAGGATATATTGGAAAAGATATTGAAAGAGGAATTGATCCTATGGAATGTGTAGCTATGGGTGCAGCTATTCAAGGAGGAGTATTAGCCGGAGAAATTAAAGATCTTGTACTTCTTGATGTTACTCCACTTTCATTAGGTATTGAAACAATGGGAGCAGTTGCAACTAAACTCATAGATCGTAACACAACAATACCTGCTAAAAAGAGCCAAATATTCTCAACAGCTGCAGATAATCAAACTTCTGTGGATATTCATGTGCTACAAGGTGAAAGACCAATGGCTTCTGATAATACTACTCTTGGAAGGTTCCAATTAGTAGGAATCCCTCCAGCACCAAGAGGAGTTCCTCAAATTGAAGTTACATTTGATATTGATGCAAACGGTATTATAAATGTATCTGCAAAAGATATGGGAACTGGTAAAGAGCAAGCTATTACAATTACTGCTTCAACTAAATTATCTGATGATGAAATCGATCAAAAGGTTAAAGAAGCTGAAGTGCATGCTGAAGAAGATAAAAAGAAACAAGAAGAGATTGAAGTTAGGAATAATGCAGACTCTATGATTTATACTGCAGAAAAAACCTTAGAAGATCTTAAAGATAAAGTATCTGATGATGAAAAATCTAAAATTGAAAATTTAGTTAAAGAACTTCGTGAATTAATAACTGGTGATGATATTGCAGCTATAAAAGATAAAACTGAAGAATTAACAAAAATTGTTCAGGAATTAGGTGCAAAAATCTATCAAGAAGCTCAAGCAGCACAACAAGCTCAACAAGGAGCAGCAGATCAAGGTGGAAATCAAGACCAAGATAATGAGTCTAACAATGATGACACTATTGATGCAGATTATGAAGTTAAAAAATAA